From the genome of Nicotiana sylvestris chromosome 2, ASM39365v2, whole genome shotgun sequence, one region includes:
- the LOC138885455 gene encoding uncharacterized protein, whose amino-acid sequence MCDASDYAVGAVLGQRKDKMMHPIYYASRMLSGAQLNYTVTEKEMYLIEKKESKPRLIRWVLLLQEFNLEIRDRKGTENQVTDHLSRLEGTENAVEVENILETFPYEQLLATNLEKVPWCVPEIEQSSVLQACHASAYGGHFGGVRPAAKVLELVFEKACHLPVELEHRAWWALKQLNLDIEAAGTTRITELHELDEFRHLAFESTRLYKERMKRLHDKNIVEQNFNPRDMVLLYNSRLRLFSGKLRSRWSGPFRVVQVFPSGAVEIATEKDSRTFRVNGQRLKLYVGMSEPKEVSELHLTEPQSSSEP is encoded by the exons atgtgtgatgccagtgactacgcagtgggggCAGTACTGGGACAGCGGAAGGACAAGATGATGCATCCAATATACTATGCTAGTAGAATGCTAAGTGGAGCCCAGCTGAACTATACTGTGactgagaaggagat gtacttgattgagaagaaggagtctaagccgcgcctgattcgttgggtgttgctgCTACAAGAATTCAACCTTgaaattcgtgaccgtaagggcacagagaaccaagtcactgatcatctatcacgacttgagggaacTGAAAATGCAGTTGAGGTTGAaaatattctggaaacctttccataCGAGCAGCTACTCGCTACTAATCTTGAGaaagtgccatg gtgtgtccccgagatagaacaatcttctgttttgcaagCTTGTCATGCATCGGcttatggaggacattttggaggggtCAGGCCAGCTGCGAAAGTGCTTGAG ttggtgttcgAGAAGGCCTGCCAtttgccagtggaacttgaacatagagcgtggtgggcactgaaacagcTGAATCTAGACATCGAGGCTGCGGGCACAACGAGGatcacagaattgcatgagctcgacgagttcagacatcttgcttttgagagcacaaggttgtacaaggaaagaatgaagaggttgcacgacaagaacattGTGGAGCAAAATTTCAATCCTAGAGATatggtgttgctttataactcacGATTAAGGCTATTTTCGGGTAAACTCaggtcacgatggtctggaccatttagaGTGGTCCAAGTTTTCCCTTCAGGTGCTGTCGAGATTGCCACAGAGAAAGACTCtcgtacatttagagtcaatgggcagagattgaaACTATATGTGGGCATGAGCGAACCAAAGGAAGTGTCTGAGCTACACTTGACTGAGCCACAGAgttcgagcgagccttaa